One Oncorhynchus masou masou isolate Uvic2021 chromosome 18, UVic_Omas_1.1, whole genome shotgun sequence DNA window includes the following coding sequences:
- the tex47 gene encoding testis-expressed protein 47 isoform X3, with translation MASREVDITPFTIWNSAFEDRMSLLAKLEESHRAVRKKLLLHRLIVVASLPQQLADRKDLGVHYEELNQRLQRYYQGDAITGLLLLYPTCMLHVIESSSEVLVSLLQDLRDMQERPHCVLIEAPRVLVMSHDLPSRLFQQWSYKVLNVPARVGGMLSRDGPEEEEEDTDTLVSTALSMLLKLGNHLLKATKGSKMTLYSVLDEVPEMIVPQDILVQLLSRGDLLSPQQYLQAYHTPLHILMDSERTWPPPEQLRCEF, from the exons ATGGCTTCGCGCGAAGTTGATATTACGCCCTTTACCATCTGGAACTCAGCCTTTGAAGACAGAATGTCGCTGCTTGCAAAGCTGGAAGAGTCCCACAGGGCCGTTAGAAAG aagCTCCTGTTACACCGGTTGATAGTTGTCGCCAGCCTCCCCCAGCAACTCGCAGACAGGAAAGACCTGGGAG TACACTACGAAGAACTGAACCAGCGCCTGCAGAGGTATTACCAAGGAGATGCTATCACAGGCCTGCTTTTGCTGTACCCAACCTGCATGCTTCATGTCATTGAG TCCTCCAGCGAGGTTCTTGTGTCTCTGCTGCAGGATCTGAGGGACATGCAGGAACGGCCACACTG TGTCCTGATCGAGGCGCCCAGGGTCCTGGTGATGTCACATGACCTTCCCAGCAGGTTGTTCCAGCAGTGGAGCTACAAGGTGCTGAATGTGCCGGCCAGGGTGGGTGGGATGCTGAGTAGAGACGggccagaggaggaggaggaggacaccgACACACTGGTCAGCACCGCCCTGTCTATGCTGCTCAAGCTGGGGAATCACCTCCTCAAAGCCACCAAG GGGTCAAAGATGACTCTGTACTCTGTTCTGGATGAAGTACCAGAGATGATAGTCCCCCAGGATATCCTGGTTCAGCTCCTGTCCAGAGGAGACCTTCTGAGCCCCCAGCAGTACCTGCAGGCCTACCACACCCCTCTCCACATCCTCATGGACTCTG AGCGTACTTGGCCTCCACCTGAGCAACTTCGATGTGAATTCTGA
- the tex47 gene encoding testis-expressed protein 47 isoform X2 — METSNQLLSLDQKKEEDVGTSLFHCHMKQRRLFNPQEDMKLLLHRLIVVASLPQQLADRKDLGVHYEELNQRLQRYYQGDAITGLLLLYPTCMLHVIESSSEVLVSLLQDLRDMQERPHCVLIEAPRVLVMSHDLPSRLFQQWSYKVLNVPARVGGMLSRDGPEEEEEDTDTLVSTALSMLLKLGNHLLKATKGSKMTLYSVLDEVPEMIVPQDILVQLLSRGDLLSPQQYLQAYHTPLHILMDSGHVFGSSQLTTV, encoded by the exons atggAGACATCCAACCAGCTACTAAGTCTTGACCAAAAGAAGGAGGAAGATGTTGGGACTAGCTTGTTTCACTGCCATATGAAGCAAAGAAGGCTTTTTAATCCTCAAGAGGATATG aagCTCCTGTTACACCGGTTGATAGTTGTCGCCAGCCTCCCCCAGCAACTCGCAGACAGGAAAGACCTGGGAG TACACTACGAAGAACTGAACCAGCGCCTGCAGAGGTATTACCAAGGAGATGCTATCACAGGCCTGCTTTTGCTGTACCCAACCTGCATGCTTCATGTCATTGAG TCCTCCAGCGAGGTTCTTGTGTCTCTGCTGCAGGATCTGAGGGACATGCAGGAACGGCCACACTG TGTCCTGATCGAGGCGCCCAGGGTCCTGGTGATGTCACATGACCTTCCCAGCAGGTTGTTCCAGCAGTGGAGCTACAAGGTGCTGAATGTGCCGGCCAGGGTGGGTGGGATGCTGAGTAGAGACGggccagaggaggaggaggaggacaccgACACACTGGTCAGCACCGCCCTGTCTATGCTGCTCAAGCTGGGGAATCACCTCCTCAAAGCCACCAAG GGGTCAAAGATGACTCTGTACTCTGTTCTGGATGAAGTACCAGAGATGATAGTCCCCCAGGATATCCTGGTTCAGCTCCTGTCCAGAGGAGACCTTCTGAGCCCCCAGCAGTACCTGCAGGCCTACCACACCCCTCTCCACATCCTCATGGACTCTG GGCACGTGTTTGGAAGCAGTCAGCTCACTACAGTTTAG
- the tex47 gene encoding testis-expressed protein 47 isoform X1 → METSNQLLSLDQKKEEDVGTSLFHCHMKQRRLFNPQEDMKLLLHRLIVVASLPQQLADRKDLGVHYEELNQRLQRYYQGDAITGLLLLYPTCMLHVIESSSEVLVSLLQDLRDMQERPHCVLIEAPRVLVMSHDLPSRLFQQWSYKVLNVPARVGGMLSRDGPEEEEEDTDTLVSTALSMLLKLGNHLLKATKGSKMTLYSVLDEVPEMIVPQDILVQLLSRGDLLSPQQYLQAYHTPLHILMDSERTWPPPEQLRCEF, encoded by the exons atggAGACATCCAACCAGCTACTAAGTCTTGACCAAAAGAAGGAGGAAGATGTTGGGACTAGCTTGTTTCACTGCCATATGAAGCAAAGAAGGCTTTTTAATCCTCAAGAGGATATG aagCTCCTGTTACACCGGTTGATAGTTGTCGCCAGCCTCCCCCAGCAACTCGCAGACAGGAAAGACCTGGGAG TACACTACGAAGAACTGAACCAGCGCCTGCAGAGGTATTACCAAGGAGATGCTATCACAGGCCTGCTTTTGCTGTACCCAACCTGCATGCTTCATGTCATTGAG TCCTCCAGCGAGGTTCTTGTGTCTCTGCTGCAGGATCTGAGGGACATGCAGGAACGGCCACACTG TGTCCTGATCGAGGCGCCCAGGGTCCTGGTGATGTCACATGACCTTCCCAGCAGGTTGTTCCAGCAGTGGAGCTACAAGGTGCTGAATGTGCCGGCCAGGGTGGGTGGGATGCTGAGTAGAGACGggccagaggaggaggaggaggacaccgACACACTGGTCAGCACCGCCCTGTCTATGCTGCTCAAGCTGGGGAATCACCTCCTCAAAGCCACCAAG GGGTCAAAGATGACTCTGTACTCTGTTCTGGATGAAGTACCAGAGATGATAGTCCCCCAGGATATCCTGGTTCAGCTCCTGTCCAGAGGAGACCTTCTGAGCCCCCAGCAGTACCTGCAGGCCTACCACACCCCTCTCCACATCCTCATGGACTCTG AGCGTACTTGGCCTCCACCTGAGCAACTTCGATGTGAATTCTGA
- the LOC135503807 gene encoding uncharacterized protein LOC135503807 — YHCSSDDALDSCYAYPSPEEERPPPPYPSSSSCYPPLHHFYPRAPQCARPVAPGPESVPPGPSPPPPPRWSCYSPPPLPPSSCPSPSPQQLDINSNPKPCSLHLPKQSSLAEAPHASPPLETNVSPLYIKTSLVLTRHDPSLGPHTSNLPLSAPPPWAPCACSRERGAKLTR, encoded by the coding sequence TATCATTGCAGCTCCGATGACGCGTTGGACTCCTGTTATGCCTACCCTTCCCCGGAAGAGGAGAGGCCCCCTCCCCCttacccctcttcctcctcttgctACCCGCCTCTTCACCATTTCTACCCCCGAGCACCGCAGTGTGCGCGCCCTGTCGCCCCCGGTCCAGAGTCCGTGCCCCCTGGGCCGTCGCCCCCACCTCCCCCCCGCTGGTCTTGCTACAGCCCTCCCCCACTGCCCCCCTCTtcgtgtccctctccctccccccagcaGCTTGATATAAACTCTAACCCCAAGCCCTGCTCCCTGCACCTCCCCAAACAGAGCTCCCTGGCCGAAGCTCCGCATGCGTCCCCACCGTTAGAAACCAACGTCTCCCCTCTCTACATCAAAACCTCCCTCGTGCTAACCCGACACGACCCGTCCCTCGGTCCCCACACCTCTAACCTCCCCCTGTCCGCACCTCCTCCGTGGGCCCCCTGTGCCTGTAGCCGAGAGAGAGGAGCCAAGCTGACTAGGTAA